One window of the Rhipicephalus sanguineus isolate Rsan-2018 chromosome 4, BIME_Rsan_1.4, whole genome shotgun sequence genome contains the following:
- the LOC125758243 gene encoding uncharacterized protein LOC125758243 produces the protein MGKLTHGLAVEAFNLFSIAFWEERSVLEAQAMLGFAASVMAETTDKQVIVDIMAPMVLEIAELKQMYPAYYAIPVVVGASSNFIMPASVPLAILHDLSRVSFWKLVGISAKCDRHFASCDRVIVPLYG, from the exons ATGGGTAAACTG ACGCACGGCCTCGCAGTCGAGGCGTTCAACTTGTTCTCCATCGCGTTCTGGGAGGAGCGCAGCGTGCTGGAGGCGCAAGCTATGCTGGGATTCGCCGCGTCGGTTATGGCCGAGACCACCGACAAGCAGGTGATTGTCGACATCATGGCGCCCATGGTGCTAGAAATC GCCGAGCTGAAGCAGATGTACCCGGCATACTACGCGATCCCGGTCGTTGTGGGCGCCTCCAGCAACTTCATCATGCCTGCGTCGGTGCCACTTGCCATCCTGCACGACCTCTCGAGGGTGTCCTTCTGGAAGCTTGTGGGTATTAGTGCCAAGTGCGATCGGCATTTCGCGTCGTGTGACAGGGTTATTGTTCCTCTGTATGGTTAG